In a single window of the Litorilituus sediminis genome:
- a CDS encoding glutathione S-transferase family protein — translation MKLIGSITSPYVRRIRLYLASLQHHDYQFINLDIFSPNDREVLTENNPAQKVPALVLDNNDSQEVDCIYDSRVIFRYLQQHFNQEPLTWQQENLLTLIDAANDSFVSLLLSTRSGHDVKDDKLFFNLQRERIETVLTELEKDAAKQAFSSWSYPSICLFCLLDWIRFRALYDVEPFPHLSAFYQQSLQGEFKLIIEQTDPRQ, via the coding sequence ATGAAACTTATTGGTTCGATAACATCACCCTATGTACGCCGTATTAGGCTCTATTTAGCCAGTCTGCAACATCATGATTATCAGTTTATTAATCTTGATATTTTTTCGCCCAATGACAGGGAAGTACTGACCGAGAATAATCCTGCACAAAAAGTGCCTGCGCTTGTGCTGGATAATAATGACAGCCAAGAGGTTGATTGCATTTATGATTCACGTGTTATTTTTAGATACCTGCAACAGCACTTTAATCAAGAGCCACTGACTTGGCAGCAAGAGAACCTATTAACATTAATTGATGCCGCTAATGACTCCTTTGTTAGCTTATTGCTTTCAACGCGTTCAGGCCATGATGTCAAAGATGATAAGCTGTTTTTTAATTTACAGCGTGAGCGGATAGAGACTGTGCTAACTGAGCTGGAAAAAGATGCCGCTAAGCAAGCGTTTTCAAGCTGGTCATATCCAAGTATCTGTTTATTTTGTTTACTTGATTGGATTCGTTTTCGAGCTTTATATGATGTTGAGCCATTTCCGCATCTATCGGCATTTTATCAACAAAGTTTACAAGGAGAGTTTAAGTTAATCATTGAGCAAACCGATCCCCGTCAGTGA
- the rraB gene encoding ribonuclease E inhibitor RraB, with protein sequence MKNEELQHWLEHTEQLIQELLEDGTNDEVYHTIEHHFASSNFDTLEKAAIAAFKLGLDVEEPEEAELENGAKIFAFDIVTEQMLDVKILKQETEKMYELAQQCQVDYDGWGTYFEE encoded by the coding sequence ATGAAAAATGAAGAGCTACAGCATTGGTTAGAGCACACAGAACAGCTGATTCAAGAGTTGTTAGAAGACGGTACGAATGATGAAGTTTATCACACTATCGAGCATCATTTTGCTAGCAGTAATTTTGATACGCTAGAAAAAGCCGCAATTGCTGCGTTTAAATTAGGGCTAGATGTTGAAGAGCCAGAAGAAGCTGAGCTAGAAAATGGCGCTAAAATCTTTGCTTTTGATATTGTTACCGAGCAAATGCTTGATGTGAAAATACTTAAGCAAGAAACAGAAAAAATGTATGAGCTTGCTCAGCAGTGTCAGGTTGATTATGACGGCTGGGGAACTTACTTCGAAGAATAA
- a CDS encoding TonB-dependent receptor: MSSKTFKKGMLASSIAMILAGASSQAIAADEANAEINKDEVEVIQVTGIRGSNRASVNAKRFADAVVDAVSAEDIGQFPDSDVGQALGRIPGVTVGRSFGQGASVSIRGTDPVMTLTTLNGQNVASTGWYDQLNIDRSFNYSMLPSELIGGMEVYKSSQANLVEGGIGGTVIVKTRKPLDMDANTVFAGLKGEYGSINETVSPEFSGLYSWKNDSETFGILVAGSYVDREYLRVGTESDLDWGGRSSIQPSSFLQNQERTALDATIQYRPTDNLEFGFHMLSLELGADSIGANMYINTDTNWGAGESNCQQFNNAGVCTISDTPESAPTDVFFQNWARKGEMTSETFEFNVNYEGDGFAIAAVAGNTSAEGGTQMSANFGYGWWGDNFGQVKWAGKVDATGKQIAINGRDMSFTRDQLDTTVGTSQWTGVQGPNSDEEKYVQLDVDFDLDLGAITKFETGVRYTSHEFKKSFYNARYTDAPNSFNTEDLYSGTMKLGAAEYTIPKANLDAMINGTLDLVDHFTYNRPGYGLIEEDNFSLYGMFTFEGDGFRGNFGLRYIYTDVTSHGHEIDNSPEDDLPANAGWSEEVISHNESYNDVLPSFNVSFDLAQDVLLRFSAAQAITRPSYDNLFLSAISGYPDDRQGNEEITYGSPGLLPMKSSQADLSIEYYYGDGNLVSATYFVKDISNFIVASTEFDQQIGVPNLDIDPEGNVDSWTIHQYENAGGGTIDGIELQINHAWDNGFGVNANYTFTDGAAPAEVYTDNIGVFTESSDHTANLVGYWENDDFSARAAYNWRSEYMVREYGKYYGNRMHDDFGTLDLTLGWNATDNILVKLEVVNLTGEDDIQYGAAAPGTDVKPALQDGYPTWSFSGETTYKLGVSFNF; this comes from the coding sequence ATGTCATCAAAAACATTTAAAAAAGGCATGCTAGCAAGTTCAATTGCTATGATCTTAGCTGGCGCATCATCGCAAGCTATTGCTGCTGATGAAGCTAATGCCGAAATAAACAAAGACGAAGTTGAAGTAATTCAAGTTACTGGTATTCGTGGTTCTAACCGTGCTAGCGTAAATGCTAAGCGTTTTGCTGATGCAGTTGTAGATGCTGTTTCTGCAGAAGATATTGGTCAGTTCCCTGATTCAGATGTTGGTCAAGCCTTAGGTCGTATTCCTGGTGTTACTGTAGGCCGTTCATTTGGTCAAGGTGCATCAGTATCAATTCGTGGTACAGATCCTGTGATGACATTAACTACCTTAAACGGTCAAAATGTTGCCTCAACTGGTTGGTACGATCAATTAAACATTGACCGTTCATTTAACTACTCAATGTTACCGTCTGAGTTAATTGGTGGCATGGAAGTTTATAAGTCAAGCCAAGCAAACCTAGTAGAAGGTGGTATTGGTGGTACGGTAATCGTTAAAACACGTAAGCCATTAGATATGGATGCCAACACTGTATTTGCTGGCTTAAAAGGTGAGTACGGTTCAATCAATGAAACAGTTTCTCCTGAGTTCTCTGGTTTATATAGCTGGAAAAACGATTCTGAAACATTTGGTATTTTAGTTGCTGGTTCATACGTAGATCGTGAATATTTACGTGTAGGTACTGAGTCTGATTTAGACTGGGGTGGTCGTTCTTCTATTCAGCCATCAAGCTTCTTACAAAACCAAGAGCGTACCGCATTAGATGCAACTATTCAGTATCGTCCTACTGATAACCTAGAGTTTGGCTTCCACATGTTATCTCTTGAGCTAGGTGCAGACAGCATCGGTGCCAACATGTACATCAACACTGACACTAACTGGGGTGCTGGTGAGTCAAACTGTCAACAATTTAACAATGCTGGTGTGTGTACTATTAGTGATACGCCAGAAAGCGCACCAACTGATGTGTTCTTCCAAAACTGGGCACGTAAAGGTGAAATGACTTCAGAGACGTTCGAATTTAACGTAAATTATGAAGGTGATGGTTTCGCTATCGCAGCTGTAGCTGGTAACACATCTGCTGAAGGTGGTACTCAAATGAGTGCAAACTTTGGTTACGGTTGGTGGGGTGACAACTTCGGTCAAGTGAAATGGGCTGGTAAAGTTGACGCAACTGGTAAGCAAATTGCGATTAACGGTCGTGATATGAGCTTCACACGTGATCAATTAGATACTACTGTTGGTACGTCACAGTGGACTGGTGTACAAGGTCCTAACTCAGATGAAGAAAAATACGTTCAATTAGATGTAGATTTCGACTTAGACTTAGGCGCAATCACTAAGTTTGAAACGGGTGTTCGTTATACTTCGCACGAATTTAAGAAGTCTTTCTACAATGCACGTTATACCGATGCTCCTAACTCATTTAATACTGAAGATTTATACTCAGGTACAATGAAGCTAGGCGCTGCTGAGTACACGATTCCAAAAGCAAACCTAGATGCTATGATTAATGGCACTTTAGATTTAGTTGACCACTTTACATACAACCGTCCAGGTTACGGTTTAATTGAAGAAGATAACTTCTCATTATACGGTATGTTCACTTTTGAAGGTGACGGTTTCCGCGGTAACTTCGGTTTACGTTATATCTACACAGATGTAACTTCACATGGTCATGAAATTGATAACTCACCAGAGGATGACTTACCAGCAAACGCAGGTTGGAGTGAAGAAGTTATTAGCCATAACGAAAGCTATAACGATGTATTACCAAGCTTTAACGTGTCATTTGACTTAGCACAAGACGTACTATTACGTTTCTCTGCTGCACAAGCGATTACGCGTCCTAGCTATGATAACTTATTCTTATCAGCGATTTCTGGTTATCCAGATGATCGTCAAGGTAACGAAGAAATCACTTACGGTAGCCCAGGTTTATTACCGATGAAATCTTCGCAAGCTGATTTAAGTATCGAGTACTACTACGGTGACGGTAACTTAGTGTCTGCAACTTACTTTGTTAAAGACATCAGTAACTTTATCGTTGCATCAACTGAGTTTGACCAACAAATTGGTGTACCAAACTTAGATATTGACCCTGAAGGTAATGTTGATAGCTGGACTATTCACCAGTACGAAAATGCTGGCGGTGGTACTATCGATGGTATCGAGCTACAAATTAACCATGCGTGGGATAACGGTTTTGGTGTAAACGCTAACTATACCTTCACTGACGGTGCCGCTCCTGCTGAAGTTTACACTGATAATATTGGTGTATTTACTGAGTCTTCAGACCATACCGCTAACTTAGTAGGTTACTGGGAAAATGATGACTTCTCTGCACGTGCTGCTTATAACTGGCGTTCAGAGTACATGGTTCGTGAATACGGTAAATACTATGGTAACCGTATGCATGATGACTTTGGTACTTTAGATCTTACCTTAGGTTGGAATGCAACTGATAACATCTTAGTTAAGTTAGAAGTAGTTAACTTAACGGGTGAAGACGATATCCAATACGGTGCAGCAGCTCCAGGTACTGATGTTAAACCAGCACTACAAGATGGTTACCCAACGTGGTCATTTAGTGGTGAAACTACGTACAAGTTAGGTGTTAGCTTTAACTTCTAA
- a CDS encoding 1-acylglycerol-3-phosphate O-acyltransferase gives MLAVVRLLLMAIAMILISIISCCYCLFKPFHRDNVYHAARGVSLLSKLVGIEVEVRISKEIAQLSPVVYVANHQNNYDLLTMSHAVRPSTVSVGKKSLKWIPFFGQMYWLTGNILIDRVNTSKAINTISMTAEKIREKRLSVWLFPEGTRSNGRGLLPFKTGAFRTAIQANVPIVPICASNQQGNIKLNRWHNGKVIIEFLAPIYADDGSREGIRNTADIVHALMKEKIAQLSAEAALEDKPSLT, from the coding sequence TTGCTAGCTGTTGTACGCCTATTATTAATGGCGATTGCCATGATATTGATAAGCATTATTTCGTGCTGTTATTGTTTGTTTAAACCATTTCACCGCGATAATGTATATCATGCTGCCAGAGGCGTGAGCCTTTTAAGTAAACTGGTGGGAATAGAAGTAGAAGTGAGGATCTCTAAAGAGATTGCTCAGCTATCTCCCGTGGTTTATGTCGCTAATCATCAAAACAATTATGATTTACTTACCATGAGCCACGCAGTCAGACCTTCAACGGTAAGTGTGGGTAAAAAAAGTTTAAAATGGATTCCCTTTTTTGGTCAAATGTATTGGTTAACAGGCAATATTTTAATTGATCGAGTCAATACCAGTAAGGCGATTAATACCATCAGCATGACCGCAGAAAAGATTCGCGAAAAGCGTTTATCTGTTTGGTTATTCCCAGAAGGGACTCGAAGTAATGGCCGAGGTTTATTACCGTTTAAAACTGGCGCTTTTAGAACAGCCATTCAAGCTAACGTCCCCATAGTGCCTATTTGCGCGAGTAATCAACAGGGCAATATTAAGTTAAATCGTTGGCATAATGGTAAAGTTATTATAGAGTTTCTTGCGCCGATTTATGCTGATGATGGCTCTCGAGAAGGTATACGTAATACCGCTGATATTGTCCATGCTTTGATGAAAGAAAAGATAGCTCAATTATCAGCTGAAGCGGCGTTAGAAGATAAGCCATCATTGACATAA
- the pgi gene encoding glucose-6-phosphate isomerase produces the protein MSARQTLASWKKLQQLAQVKKSQHMNTLFAEDSDRFNKFSIELPNMLLDYSKNLIDSETIDSLLALAKETEVEQWRERMFRGDKINKTEDRAVLHTALRRQSDEPLILDGENITEHVQQQLVKMEAFVNKVREGHWQGYSGKRITDIVNIGVGGSNLGPQMVTEALKHYSDNSVNVHYVSNVDGAQIVEILRPLDPEKVLFIVSSKTFTTTETMTNARTAINWLTSSSFDESSVAKHFVAVTANKENAMSFGIEEDNIFDMWDWVGGRFSLWSAIGLAIALDLGFEKFKELLEGAHDMDQHFIKAPLKDNMPAIMALISVWNTTFLGSQSQAILPYDQTLHMLTAYLQQAEMESNGKSVTWHGDEVDYATVPSIWGELGINGQHAFYQYLHQSNNVVPADFIGSVESVTPVKGHHETLMANFFAQTQALMAGVDEKQVRADLKAKGRTADYIDKVAPHKVHKGNRPTNTILLKRIDPKTLGSLIAAYEHKIFVQGIILQICSFDQWGVELGKGLAADIQHELENDAISEHHDCSTASLMRFYQKAK, from the coding sequence ATGTCAGCTCGTCAAACATTAGCCAGTTGGAAGAAGTTGCAACAACTCGCGCAGGTGAAAAAGTCTCAGCATATGAATACATTGTTTGCCGAGGATAGTGACCGTTTTAATAAGTTTTCTATTGAATTGCCCAATATGCTGCTTGATTACTCGAAAAACTTAATTGATAGCGAAACGATTGATAGCTTATTGGCACTTGCCAAAGAGACTGAAGTTGAGCAGTGGCGTGAGCGCATGTTTCGTGGTGATAAAATCAATAAAACCGAAGATCGCGCTGTACTGCATACCGCGCTGCGTCGTCAAAGTGATGAGCCGTTAATACTTGATGGCGAAAATATCACTGAACATGTTCAGCAACAGTTGGTAAAAATGGAAGCGTTTGTTAATAAAGTACGTGAAGGCCATTGGCAAGGTTATTCAGGTAAGCGCATTACCGATATTGTTAATATTGGTGTAGGTGGCTCAAATTTAGGGCCGCAAATGGTCACTGAGGCCTTAAAACATTACAGTGATAATAGTGTTAATGTGCACTATGTTTCTAATGTTGATGGTGCGCAAATTGTCGAAATTTTACGTCCTTTAGATCCTGAGAAAGTACTTTTTATTGTCTCAAGTAAAACCTTTACCACAACTGAAACCATGACCAATGCAAGAACGGCAATTAATTGGTTAACCAGCTCTTCTTTCGATGAATCTTCTGTTGCTAAGCACTTTGTTGCGGTAACGGCGAATAAAGAAAATGCCATGAGCTTTGGTATTGAAGAAGACAATATTTTTGATATGTGGGATTGGGTTGGTGGCCGCTTCTCCCTTTGGTCTGCCATAGGTTTAGCCATTGCACTTGATTTAGGCTTTGAGAAGTTTAAGGAGCTACTCGAAGGTGCGCACGATATGGATCAGCACTTTATCAAGGCGCCACTAAAAGACAATATGCCGGCAATTATGGCGCTTATTAGCGTGTGGAATACCACATTCTTAGGCTCTCAATCACAAGCCATTTTACCTTATGATCAAACCTTACATATGCTGACGGCGTATTTACAACAAGCTGAAATGGAAAGTAATGGTAAGTCAGTAACTTGGCATGGCGACGAAGTTGATTACGCAACCGTTCCTTCGATTTGGGGGGAGTTAGGAATTAATGGTCAACATGCGTTTTATCAGTACTTACACCAAAGCAATAATGTTGTTCCGGCTGATTTTATTGGCTCAGTGGAGAGTGTCACGCCAGTTAAAGGTCATCATGAAACCTTAATGGCTAACTTTTTTGCCCAAACTCAAGCATTAATGGCCGGGGTTGACGAGAAGCAAGTAAGAGCGGATTTAAAAGCGAAAGGGCGCACAGCTGACTACATTGATAAAGTAGCACCACATAAAGTGCATAAGGGCAATAGACCAACCAATACGATTTTATTAAAACGTATTGATCCGAAAACGTTAGGTAGCCTTATTGCCGCCTATGAGCACAAAATTTTTGTTCAAGGTATTATTTTGCAAATCTGTTCATTTGACCAATGGGGCGTTGAATTAGGTAAAGGTTTAGCGGCTGACATTCAGCATGAACTCGAAAATGATGCTATTTCTGAGCATCATGACTGTTCAACTGCTAGCTTGATGAGATTTTATCAAAAGGCAAAGTAG
- a CDS encoding response regulator transcription factor: MTAYTNLIEKESMYQAPKQLAPQGNILLIENDLFLSNSLKSFLSRKGFEVEQTRHQADLNEVITSAQADMVLLDIGFVSLEQLSIIKEIRETFTGLLIVLTSRDSEAEQVKAFNLGADDYLVKPISINILTARITSLFRRQQDRVDYNEASDISLAEILLQPKSQKCFVSGKAVKLTGFEFNLLKLLMQHEGRILTRDAIYTQLLGRAYNGVERTVDVRMSQLREKLALEGLKQVQIETIWGQGYMLTKLN, encoded by the coding sequence ATGACTGCATATACAAACCTTATTGAAAAAGAGTCAATGTATCAGGCTCCAAAACAACTTGCCCCTCAAGGTAATATCTTGCTTATTGAGAATGATTTGTTTCTATCAAATTCTCTTAAGTCATTTTTATCTAGAAAAGGCTTTGAGGTAGAACAAACGCGCCATCAGGCCGATTTGAATGAGGTTATTACCAGCGCACAAGCAGATATGGTATTGCTTGATATTGGCTTTGTTAGCCTTGAACAGCTGTCAATAATTAAAGAGATCCGTGAAACCTTTACCGGTTTACTGATTGTACTGACTTCTCGCGATAGTGAAGCAGAGCAAGTTAAAGCCTTTAACTTAGGGGCTGATGATTATTTAGTGAAACCTATTTCAATAAATATTCTAACGGCTCGGATTACGTCACTATTTCGACGACAACAAGATAGAGTAGATTACAATGAAGCTAGTGATATATCTTTAGCCGAGATATTGTTACAGCCTAAATCGCAAAAGTGCTTTGTTAGCGGTAAAGCGGTTAAGTTAACGGGATTTGAGTTCAACTTACTGAAATTACTAATGCAGCATGAAGGTAGGATTTTAACGCGGGATGCGATATATACTCAGTTGCTTGGGCGCGCATATAACGGTGTTGAGCGTACTGTGGATGTAAGAATGTCGCAACTTAGAGAAAAGTTAGCGCTTGAAGGCTTAAAGCAAGTACAGATTGAAACCATTTGGGGACAAGGTTACATGCTAACTAAGTTAAATTAA
- a CDS encoding ABC transporter permease, with translation MISLYHSKKWKFISYLAALVLMVPVLVMLIGGVGSSTQLFAHLWQTVLPTYLQNTLMLAALVVFFSLIFGVISAAIISQTNVLFKRYLRWMLLLPLAMPAYLVAYIYTDLFDYAGPVQRWLRASFNWQSPADYWFFDIRTLPGAALMLALVLFPYIYMITRGAFEQQDQSLARASRLLGLTTKQSFFKVALPLARPAIAVSASLVLMETLADFATVQYFAVNTLTTAVYDTWLGYGDMAAANALASILMLLVLFVIVMEQRSRAGLRHQSARPNHNRDIIKLGVVTQILASSFCWLLVVLGFVLPFALLLAMAVEYSTLAQLEVLLETGLNSIKVSVIAATAAVAIALLLGLYQRLHADKFRHLPIQVSGFGYAIPGTVLAMAMLSTFGPLDHWLNDIMESFGLQAPGLILSGTMFAMIFAFVVRFSAIANGTITSAIKQIPPSLDYAPATLGVSLNKAIQRVHMPLLKPAILVAWLLVFVESMKELAAVLILRPFNFETLSSQIYQLISDEMLEQGALGAILIVLFGLLPIVLLNRTKET, from the coding sequence GTGATATCCCTCTATCATAGTAAAAAATGGAAATTTATTAGTTATTTAGCCGCTCTGGTACTTATGGTGCCAGTGTTGGTTATGTTAATTGGTGGTGTAGGCTCCTCAACACAGTTATTTGCTCATTTATGGCAAACTGTGTTACCTACTTATTTACAAAACACCCTAATGCTAGCGGCATTAGTGGTGTTTTTTTCGTTAATCTTTGGTGTCATTAGCGCCGCGATTATCAGCCAGACTAATGTTCTCTTTAAGCGCTATTTGCGCTGGATGTTATTGCTACCACTGGCAATGCCCGCTTATTTAGTCGCCTATATTTATACCGACTTATTTGATTATGCCGGCCCTGTGCAACGTTGGCTTAGAGCCAGCTTTAACTGGCAAAGCCCGGCGGACTACTGGTTTTTTGATATTCGAACACTTCCTGGTGCCGCACTTATGCTGGCACTGGTATTATTTCCTTATATTTATATGATCACTCGTGGGGCTTTTGAGCAGCAAGATCAAAGCTTGGCTCGCGCAAGCAGGTTGCTAGGGTTAACGACTAAGCAGAGCTTTTTTAAAGTGGCATTACCGCTTGCACGACCGGCAATTGCGGTATCGGCCAGTTTAGTGTTAATGGAGACCTTAGCTGATTTTGCCACAGTACAGTACTTTGCCGTTAATACCTTAACAACTGCTGTCTATGATACCTGGCTTGGTTATGGTGATATGGCAGCGGCTAATGCACTGGCGAGCATTTTAATGCTGTTAGTACTTTTTGTGATTGTTATGGAGCAGCGCAGTAGAGCCGGGCTTCGTCATCAAAGTGCCAGACCAAACCATAATAGAGATATTATTAAGCTTGGTGTTGTGACGCAAATACTGGCAAGTAGTTTTTGTTGGTTGCTGGTTGTTTTAGGCTTTGTACTGCCGTTTGCTTTGTTGCTTGCTATGGCGGTTGAGTACAGCACCTTAGCACAGTTAGAAGTATTGCTAGAAACTGGCTTAAATAGTATTAAAGTTTCTGTTATTGCGGCAACAGCAGCAGTCGCCATTGCTTTGCTGCTCGGTTTGTATCAAAGGTTACACGCTGATAAGTTTCGTCATTTACCTATTCAAGTTTCTGGCTTTGGTTATGCGATACCCGGTACTGTCTTAGCTATGGCGATGTTATCGACTTTTGGACCGCTAGATCATTGGTTAAACGATATAATGGAGTCATTTGGCCTACAAGCGCCAGGTTTGATTTTATCGGGCACCATGTTTGCGATGATATTTGCCTTTGTGGTTCGATTTTCGGCGATAGCTAACGGCACGATAACCAGTGCGATAAAACAAATTCCACCGTCATTAGATTACGCCCCGGCAACGCTTGGCGTGAGCTTAAATAAAGCCATACAGCGAGTGCATATGCCACTACTTAAACCGGCTATTTTGGTTGCCTGGTTATTGGTGTTTGTTGAGTCGATGAAAGAGCTGGCCGCGGTATTAATTCTCAGACCGTTTAATTTTGAAACCTTAAGTAGTCAGATATATCAATTGATTTCAGATGAAATGTTAGAGCAAGGCGCTTTAGGTGCTATTTTAATTGTTTTATTTGGTTTATTGCCCATTGTTTTATTAAACCGAACTAAGGAAACCTGA
- a CDS encoding ABC transporter ATP-binding protein — protein sequence MTALLTINQLSVNLQDKSILQDLQLTLAQGDILGLVGPSGCGKTTLLNVIAGFIEPSMGFINIDGVDIVSDSTFIAAEKRHVGMIFQDYALFPHLTVRENIAFGIAKLSAEQQAVQIDNLLNLLKLSEHGDKYIHQLSGGQQQRVAIARALAPQPKLLLLDEPFSNIDARLRTELMLEIRQLLKQFNTTAIFVTHNKDEVFTFADKMALMSQGKLLQLDSPAMICQKPNSWQVADFLQLGSWLPCRILDGKAHSALGEVALPKNTEIPQANHHQVLIKPQNLMLVSDAEANAYVEHISVTEQGYHYHLASISDEHDLHFDKLSFYSDQVLAIKQAVAIKVESDNLLLFAKEDIV from the coding sequence ATGACAGCGTTGCTAACGATTAACCAACTCAGCGTTAATTTACAAGATAAGAGTATTTTGCAAGATTTACAGCTAACACTTGCTCAAGGGGATATTCTCGGTTTAGTGGGACCAAGTGGTTGCGGTAAAACAACCTTGTTAAATGTTATTGCTGGCTTTATTGAGCCAAGCATGGGCTTTATTAATATTGATGGTGTTGATATTGTCAGTGACAGTACTTTTATCGCGGCGGAAAAGCGACATGTAGGTATGATATTTCAAGATTATGCCTTATTTCCTCATTTAACTGTGCGCGAAAATATTGCTTTTGGTATCGCGAAATTGTCAGCCGAGCAACAAGCTGTTCAAATTGATAATCTACTTAACTTATTGAAGCTTTCAGAGCATGGCGATAAATATATTCACCAGCTTTCAGGTGGTCAACAGCAAAGAGTGGCAATAGCGAGGGCGTTAGCTCCTCAGCCTAAATTACTGTTACTGGATGAGCCGTTCTCGAATATCGACGCTAGATTAAGAACTGAGTTGATGTTAGAGATTCGACAGCTACTCAAGCAATTTAATACAACGGCCATTTTTGTTACCCACAACAAAGATGAAGTGTTTACTTTTGCAGATAAAATGGCCTTGATGTCACAAGGTAAATTATTACAGCTTGATAGCCCGGCGATGATTTGCCAAAAGCCTAACAGTTGGCAAGTAGCAGATTTCTTACAGCTTGGCTCTTGGTTGCCTTGTCGAATTCTTGATGGCAAAGCACATAGCGCGTTAGGGGAAGTAGCATTACCGAAAAATACAGAGATCCCTCAAGCTAATCATCATCAGGTATTAATTAAGCCGCAGAACTTAATGCTTGTCAGTGATGCAGAGGCTAATGCTTATGTTGAACATATCAGTGTTACTGAGCAGGGCTATCATTATCATCTTGCCAGCATAAGTGATGAACATGACTTACACTTTGATAAACTCAGTTTTTACAGTGATCAGGTACTCGCGATAAAACAGGCGGTTGCGATTAAGGTCGAATCCGATAATTTATTATTATTTGCCAAAGAAGATATTGTCTAG
- a CDS encoding LacI family DNA-binding transcriptional regulator, with the protein MKATINDVAKHAGVSIKTVSRVINNEPSVRQLTREKVQAAVDELNYQPNLSARNLAGTKSFSITYVYDNPNAYYVIDMQEGILSACRQQGFELLIHPCDAKNANIADEVVNMVKHSRTAGLILTPPFSEMPEFVKRMTELDVKVVRIMSGDIAPDELTPCVMVNDREAAQTITQHLIDLGHKKIGFLAGDAEHMSTIERYKGYRRALKANDIAFDKRLVVEGEYSFESGVQGAKQLMSASSADDITPTAVFSCNDEIAAGALFAARLMNIAIPEQLSIAGFENSPFSRQTWPKLTTADQPNKEIAQDAANLLIAQVRKQESKTTTSQYIPQLVVRDSTSA; encoded by the coding sequence ATGAAAGCGACGATAAACGATGTAGCAAAACACGCGGGAGTCTCGATAAAAACAGTATCTCGAGTCATAAATAATGAGCCATCCGTTAGGCAATTAACACGGGAAAAAGTACAAGCTGCTGTTGATGAATTAAATTATCAACCCAATTTATCTGCAAGAAATCTCGCGGGTACTAAATCATTCAGTATCACCTATGTCTACGACAACCCGAATGCCTACTATGTTATTGATATGCAAGAAGGTATTTTATCAGCCTGTCGTCAACAAGGCTTCGAGTTGCTGATCCACCCATGTGATGCAAAAAATGCCAATATCGCTGATGAAGTGGTTAACATGGTCAAACACTCGCGCACCGCAGGTTTAATCTTAACCCCCCCTTTTTCAGAGATGCCTGAATTCGTTAAACGTATGACAGAGCTTGATGTCAAGGTTGTTCGTATTATGTCGGGCGATATCGCGCCAGATGAATTAACTCCATGTGTTATGGTAAATGATAGGGAAGCGGCGCAAACCATAACTCAACACTTAATTGACCTTGGCCATAAGAAAATTGGCTTTCTCGCGGGTGATGCTGAGCATATGTCAACCATTGAACGATATAAAGGCTATCGACGAGCATTAAAAGCTAATGATATCGCTTTTGATAAACGACTAGTCGTTGAAGGTGAGTACTCATTTGAATCAGGCGTACAAGGAGCAAAGCAACTTATGTCGGCAAGCTCAGCTGATGATATTACCCCAACAGCCGTATTCTCATGTAACGATGAAATTGCTGCCGGTGCTTTATTTGCAGCAAGATTAATGAATATTGCTATACCTGAGCAACTTTCAATTGCTGGCTTTGAGAACAGCCCCTTCTCGCGTCAAACCTGGCCTAAGTTAACCACGGCCGATCAACCGAACAAAGAAATTGCTCAAGATGCTGCCAACTTATTGATTGCCCAAGTACGTAAACAAGAAAGCAAAACCACCACTAGCCAGTATATTCCACAACTGGTTGTTAGAGACTCAACCTCTGCGTAA